The sequence ACCTCCGCAAAAAGTTGCTGAAGCGAAGCCGGAAACCCAAGCTGCCATAGCTATAGCTAAAACTGTTGAGATTGTTGGAAAGAAAGTTGTAGAATTGATGAGGATAGGTTTTGAGGAGCCGAAGCCGAATTTTACTGGAAAAGTTGTTGAGGTTAAAATAGGTGCTACTAAAAGTGAGGGGGGAACCAGGGAAACATCATTTGTTTTAGGTGGACATGAGCTTCCACCATACTATTATCTCACAGGCTATAAGCCACCACATTTACCAGCCTTCGGAGGAGACACATTTGATATGAAAATTGGTTTGCCTAGAGCTGTTAGACAGGTTTTTGGAGATGCTTTAGATAATCCAGAGGAGTGGGCTAGGGTATGGGTCAAAAAGTTTGGTGCAGAAGCTATAGATATTCACCTTGTTAGTACAGATCCCACGCTAAAGAATGCTTCTGCAGAAGAAGCCGTTAAGACAGTTGATAGGTTTTTGCAAGTAGTTAAAACGCCTATTGTTGTTGGTGGTAGTGGCAATCCAGAAAAAGATATTGAGGTTTTCAACGCTATTGCAAATGCTTTTCCCAGTGAGGGTTTAGTTATAAACAGTCTAAATCTTGATATGGCGTTAGAGAAGGTTTGTCCAAACATAGCAAAGACAAACGCTGTTGTGATAGATTTCTCCCCTATGAGTGTTGAGAAAGCTGAGGAGATAAATAGAAAGGTGTATACATGGATACCCAGAAACAGGATATTGCTTGATCTAAACATAGGTGGCATTGGTTATGGAACAGAATATGGATTTACAACCATGGAGAGATCAAGACTGGCAGCGCTTCTAGGCAATGAGCTACTTCAACACCCATTTAATGTCGGAGCAGCAAATGCCTGGGGTGCTAGGGAGGCATGGATGACAATGGATCCCTACTGGGGACCTAAAGAGGTTAGAGGATCTCTGTGGGAAACGCTAACATGTGTTATTTGCCTCCTTGCAGGTGCTGACTACTTCATGGTTCTACACCCACTTACAATGAAGGTTTTGAAGAGTCTTAGAGAATACC comes from Ignisphaera sp. and encodes:
- the cdhD gene encoding CO dehydrogenase/acetyl-CoA synthase subunit delta; the encoded protein is MSRDRDELRKRQNDEEESKRYAEIAGLLAKIAEALEKGVVELYNIELAFDEVELQIPSSAIETLPIPITITPPPQKVAEAKPETQAAIAIAKTVEIVGKKVVELMRIGFEEPKPNFTGKVVEVKIGATKSEGGTRETSFVLGGHELPPYYYLTGYKPPHLPAFGGDTFDMKIGLPRAVRQVFGDALDNPEEWARVWVKKFGAEAIDIHLVSTDPTLKNASAEEAVKTVDRFLQVVKTPIVVGGSGNPEKDIEVFNAIANAFPSEGLVINSLNLDMALEKVCPNIAKTNAVVIDFSPMSVEKAEEINRKVYTWIPRNRILLDLNIGGIGYGTEYGFTTMERSRLAALLGNELLQHPFNVGAANAWGAREAWMTMDPYWGPKEVRGSLWETLTCVICLLAGADYFMVLHPLTMKVLKSLREYLFSDPKPRDPEKALSWLSTKLPVV